One window of Phycisphaeraceae bacterium genomic DNA carries:
- a CDS encoding glycogen/starch synthase, translating to MAETTTNPATGTDETDVARQSEGAYLFETAWEVCNQVGGIYQVIRSKVPLMMERWGDRYTLIGPYNEHKASVEFEPVAPGGWIGRAIEQLAGQGLKVHHGRWLIPGRPRVLLIEHWVPNWKLGEIKYSLWEHHGIETPGTDWLIDGVVTFADAVRRVFEALCEQRATSAGASRTTKTTPRILIGHFHEWMAGLAIPMIRRQNLPVATVFTTHATLLGRFMAMGMDDFYEKLHAVNDAEAARKYNIVTQHKIERACAHGSHVFTTVSAVTAEECSALLGRPVDVVLPNGLNVERYNVAHEQQQMHASFKDRIHQFTMGHFFPSYSFDLEKTLYFFTSGRYEPRNKGFDLCLEALARLNSEMKAHKIDKTIVFFIVTSKPSRSLNPLALEKRGVMNELRTVCQNITQGVESKLYTRAAAGGKLKLDDLVDEYWTLRYRRTQQAMKQHCLPMVVTHILESDADDPVLNQIRQMGLINRPEDPVKIVYHPEFISPANPLWGIEYDQFVRGCHLGLFPSSYEPWGYTPLECIAMGVPSVTSDLAGFGRYVAEHHLGHDEWGLTVLRRRGRAYHDSAAELCAKLLDFCRLDRRERIALRNAVDRRSWDFDWAHLGPAYHEAHDLSVERFFASGGSGIGSLLGSGL from the coding sequence ATGGCCGAAACCACGACCAACCCTGCGACAGGTACGGACGAAACCGATGTCGCACGTCAAAGCGAGGGAGCCTATCTCTTCGAGACGGCGTGGGAAGTCTGCAACCAGGTCGGCGGCATCTACCAGGTCATTCGGTCCAAAGTTCCGCTGATGATGGAGCGTTGGGGTGACCGCTACACGCTCATTGGCCCGTACAACGAGCACAAAGCCAGCGTCGAGTTCGAGCCGGTCGCCCCTGGCGGATGGATCGGGCGTGCGATCGAGCAGCTCGCGGGCCAGGGCCTGAAGGTTCATCACGGGCGCTGGCTTATTCCGGGCCGGCCACGGGTGCTTCTCATCGAACACTGGGTGCCAAACTGGAAACTGGGCGAGATCAAGTACTCGCTCTGGGAGCATCACGGGATCGAAACGCCGGGGACCGATTGGTTGATAGACGGGGTGGTGACCTTCGCCGACGCCGTGCGTCGTGTGTTCGAGGCGCTCTGCGAGCAGCGCGCGACTTCGGCGGGCGCCTCGCGCACTACGAAGACCACGCCGCGGATCCTCATCGGTCATTTTCACGAGTGGATGGCGGGCCTGGCGATCCCGATGATCCGGCGGCAGAACTTGCCGGTCGCGACGGTCTTTACCACGCACGCGACGCTGCTCGGCCGCTTCATGGCGATGGGGATGGACGATTTCTACGAGAAGCTCCACGCCGTGAACGACGCCGAGGCGGCGCGGAAGTACAACATCGTCACGCAGCACAAAATCGAGCGGGCGTGCGCGCACGGATCGCACGTGTTCACGACCGTCTCGGCGGTGACCGCCGAGGAATGTTCCGCGTTGCTCGGTCGCCCTGTTGATGTCGTGCTTCCCAATGGGCTCAATGTCGAGCGCTACAACGTGGCGCACGAACAGCAGCAGATGCACGCGAGCTTCAAGGATCGCATTCACCAGTTCACGATGGGGCACTTTTTCCCCAGCTACTCGTTCGATCTCGAAAAGACGCTCTACTTCTTCACGTCGGGCCGGTACGAGCCGCGAAACAAAGGCTTTGATCTGTGCCTGGAAGCGCTCGCTCGACTCAATTCGGAGATGAAAGCGCACAAGATCGACAAGACGATCGTCTTCTTCATCGTGACGAGCAAGCCGAGCCGGAGCCTGAATCCGCTGGCACTCGAAAAGCGCGGCGTGATGAATGAACTGCGCACAGTTTGTCAGAACATCACGCAGGGTGTGGAGAGCAAGCTCTACACCCGAGCGGCGGCGGGCGGCAAGTTGAAGCTGGACGATCTCGTCGACGAGTATTGGACGCTCCGCTACCGTCGCACGCAGCAGGCGATGAAGCAGCACTGCCTGCCGATGGTGGTGACGCACATTCTCGAGAGCGACGCGGACGATCCGGTCCTCAATCAGATTCGGCAGATGGGGCTGATCAACCGTCCGGAAGACCCGGTCAAGATCGTGTATCACCCGGAGTTCATCAGCCCGGCGAATCCATTGTGGGGAATCGAGTACGACCAGTTTGTGCGCGGGTGTCACCTGGGCCTGTTCCCGAGCAGCTACGAGCCGTGGGGGTATACGCCGCTCGAGTGCATCGCGATGGGTGTTCCGAGCGTGACGAGCGATCTTGCCGGCTTTGGACGCTACGTTGCGGAGCATCACCTCGGGCACGATGAGTGGGGGCTGACGGTGCTCCGGCGACGCGGGAGGGCCTATCACGATTCGGCGGCGGAGCTGTGCGCGAAACTGCTCGATTTCTGCCGCCTCGATCGGCGCGAGCGGATTGCGCTGCGGAACGCGGTTGATCGGCGGAGCTGGGACTTTGACTGGGCGCACCTGGGTCCGGCGTACCACGAGGCGCACGACCTCAGTGTCGAGCGCTTCTTTGCTTCCGGAGGATCAGGGATCGGTTCCTTGCTGGGGTCGGGATTGTGA
- the rnhA gene encoding ribonuclease HI — MSSKKPPGSKDGGGDSQAPSRSHVELYTDGACSGNPGPGGWAFVLKHPASSKELEASGAEAETTNNRMELMAVIRGLEALKSPSLVDLYSDSQYVLNGLKEWMASWKKRGWRTADKKPVKNIDLWQELDALQATHQLRFHWIRGHNEHPENERCDQLAVAAREALVRG; from the coding sequence GTGAGCAGCAAGAAGCCGCCAGGCTCGAAAGATGGAGGGGGCGACTCGCAAGCTCCTTCCAGATCGCACGTCGAGTTGTACACCGATGGCGCGTGTTCCGGAAACCCGGGGCCCGGCGGCTGGGCGTTCGTGCTCAAGCATCCGGCTTCAAGCAAGGAACTCGAAGCATCGGGTGCCGAAGCAGAAACAACCAACAACCGCATGGAACTCATGGCGGTGATCCGCGGGCTCGAAGCGCTCAAGTCGCCTTCGCTCGTCGATCTGTACAGCGATTCGCAGTATGTCCTCAACGGCCTGAAGGAGTGGATGGCCTCGTGGAAAAAACGGGGCTGGCGCACCGCCGACAAGAAGCCGGTCAAGAACATCGATCTCTGGCAGGAACTGGACGCGCTCCAGGCGACGCACCAGCTCCGCTTTCACTGGATTCGCGGGCACAACGAACACCCGGAAAATGAACGCTGCGATCAGCTCGCCGTCGCGGCGCGGGAAGCGCTCGTCCGAGGATGA
- a CDS encoding SGNH/GDSL hydrolase family protein: protein MFVRVLLFMIVATVGGEIYARYFLGLGDPPLYVRDSEIEYLNKPGTYRRLGHPIHINPWSMRSPDFPEKKTDSNELRILVVGDSVVYGGAWMRDEDTATWKLAQKLSKAAGRPVVVANISAGSWGPPNELAYLERFGDFDADAIIVVWSSHDAWDVPTFAPLGVENPTARPKSALSELVFRYVIPRYFRPAAPPQAHTMEQADASLHAARAILDFARSRSIPIGVVLHSTQAELSERSVEGLDAFRAVAESEGAPVFLTSSVLAAPAREGSKVYQDDIHPTPEGQTLLADLYFQIAAKLLSSPMPGEGK from the coding sequence GTGTTCGTGCGCGTTCTGCTCTTCATGATCGTCGCGACCGTCGGAGGCGAGATCTACGCCCGTTATTTTCTCGGATTGGGCGACCCGCCTCTGTACGTTCGCGATTCGGAGATCGAGTATCTCAACAAGCCGGGAACGTACCGGCGTCTGGGTCACCCGATTCACATCAATCCATGGTCGATGCGATCGCCGGACTTTCCCGAAAAGAAGACGGACTCGAATGAACTGCGCATCCTCGTTGTCGGCGACAGCGTTGTGTACGGCGGCGCGTGGATGCGGGACGAGGACACCGCGACGTGGAAACTGGCGCAGAAGCTTTCGAAGGCCGCGGGCCGACCGGTCGTGGTTGCGAACATTTCCGCGGGCAGCTGGGGCCCGCCCAATGAACTCGCGTACCTCGAACGCTTCGGTGACTTCGACGCCGACGCGATCATCGTCGTGTGGAGCAGCCACGACGCGTGGGACGTGCCGACGTTCGCGCCGCTCGGGGTGGAGAATCCCACCGCTCGTCCGAAGTCGGCGCTGAGCGAACTGGTGTTCCGCTACGTGATTCCCCGGTATTTTCGACCGGCCGCGCCGCCGCAAGCTCACACCATGGAGCAAGCGGATGCCTCGCTGCACGCGGCGCGAGCGATTCTCGACTTTGCGCGCAGCCGGTCGATCCCCATCGGTGTCGTTCTGCACAGCACGCAAGCCGAGCTCTCCGAACGTTCCGTTGAAGGGCTTGACGCATTCCGCGCTGTCGCCGAATCCGAGGGCGCGCCCGTGTTTCTGACTTCGTCCGTCCTGGCGGCGCCAGCCCGGGAGGGGAGCAAAGTCTATCAGGACGACATTCATCCCACGCCGGAAGGGCAAACTCTTCTCGCGGATCTCTACTTCCAGATCGCGGCGAAGCTGCTTTCATCACCAATGCCGGGTGAGGGAAAGTAG
- a CDS encoding PilT/PilU family type 4a pilus ATPase, whose translation MDLNTILKTAFEADASDVHLIAGQPPMCRIHQVMTKMDFPVISAENAEKFFRQMASKEAQATFEKVKDADFSYLVEGLSRYRVNAHMQRGVIGLAMRSIKTKVPALVKLNLPEVIARLTYLPRGLVLVTGDTGSGKSTTLAAMIEAMNQRYKKHIITLEDPVEYQFESKQCVIEQRELGQDMPSFGSGLKHCLRQDPDIILVGEMRDLETTSLAISAAETGHLVLSTLHTVNASQTVERIIDMYPGGQQNQIRSMLSNTLQAVVSQTLFSRTDAPGMVPAVEVLLCTPAVRNLIREARTFEIPNVIETNRAIGMCSLDTAIASLYFNGMISRDDAIAQAAFPDKLDRQLAA comes from the coding sequence TTGGACCTGAACACGATTCTCAAGACGGCTTTCGAGGCGGACGCTTCCGACGTGCACCTGATCGCCGGTCAGCCGCCGATGTGCCGCATCCACCAGGTGATGACCAAGATGGATTTCCCGGTCATCTCGGCCGAGAACGCGGAGAAGTTCTTCCGCCAGATGGCGTCGAAGGAAGCGCAGGCGACGTTCGAGAAAGTCAAGGACGCCGACTTTTCGTACCTCGTCGAAGGCTTGAGCCGCTACCGCGTGAACGCGCACATGCAGCGGGGCGTCATCGGCCTGGCGATGCGTTCGATCAAGACGAAGGTTCCGGCGCTCGTGAAGCTGAATCTTCCGGAAGTCATCGCGCGGCTCACGTATCTGCCGCGCGGGCTGGTACTCGTGACCGGCGACACGGGTTCGGGTAAGTCCACGACGCTCGCCGCGATGATCGAGGCGATGAACCAGCGCTACAAGAAACACATCATCACCTTGGAAGACCCCGTCGAATACCAGTTCGAGAGCAAGCAGTGCGTGATCGAGCAGCGCGAACTCGGTCAGGACATGCCCTCGTTCGGCAGCGGGCTCAAGCACTGTCTGCGTCAGGACCCGGACATCATTCTCGTCGGCGAAATGCGAGATCTCGAGACGACGTCGCTGGCGATTTCCGCGGCGGAAACGGGCCACCTGGTTCTCTCGACGCTGCACACCGTCAACGCTTCGCAGACCGTGGAGCGAATCATCGATATGTATCCGGGCGGTCAGCAGAATCAGATTCGGTCGATGCTTTCGAACACGCTGCAGGCGGTCGTGAGCCAGACCCTCTTTAGCCGCACGGATGCGCCGGGCATGGTGCCCGCCGTCGAGGTGCTGCTCTGCACGCCCGCCGTTCGCAACCTGATTCGCGAGGCGCGCACCTTTGAGATTCCGAACGTCATCGAGACCAATCGCGCGATCGGCATGTGCAGCCTCGACACCGCGATCGCGTCGCTCTACTTCAACGGGATGATCAGCCGCGACGACGCGATCGCGCAGGCCGCGTTCCCGGACAAGCTGGATCGTCAGTTGGCCGCGTAA
- a CDS encoding type II secretion system F family protein, translating to MPNYRYQVRTAQGQITSGVVAADSATSAAAILRNQGSHVLSVSAAMGTEQAANLLDKFRELNAGKPTQKHVLDFTTQLAVMIRAGINLRSALEGIAEQTQHAGFKKVIITLKNDVEAGKQFSEAIAKHPKLFNPLYINMTRASEMSGSFAKMLDRIAGYIAQQIETRKMVVGAAIYPGVIGTLAVAVTVFLLTFVLPKFYAVFEGKEDVLPWATTFLMNFSKFIVANWPYLLAGLAIVLGGGFAFTRTDIGRFWVDKLKLTIPIVRSMFRSLYISRSLQTMGQLINAGVPMLDTLAITGEISGNQLYHAMWKKVYSNVKQGKKITGTLTKDPLLPRAVSQMIAAGEESGKLGEVLDEISVFYSKALKDNIKAVTSLIEPIMILVMGVIVGFIAMAIILPIFKMSQIVK from the coding sequence ATGCCCAACTACCGCTACCAAGTCAGAACGGCCCAGGGTCAGATCACTTCCGGCGTGGTCGCGGCGGACTCCGCGACGAGTGCCGCGGCGATCTTGCGCAACCAGGGTTCGCATGTGTTGAGCGTTTCGGCGGCGATGGGCACGGAGCAGGCGGCAAATCTGCTGGACAAGTTCCGTGAATTGAACGCGGGCAAGCCGACACAGAAACATGTGCTCGATTTTACGACGCAGCTCGCGGTGATGATCCGCGCCGGCATCAACCTCCGTTCGGCTCTCGAAGGCATCGCGGAGCAGACGCAGCACGCGGGATTCAAGAAGGTGATCATCACCCTCAAGAACGACGTGGAAGCGGGCAAGCAGTTCTCGGAAGCGATCGCCAAGCACCCCAAGCTGTTCAACCCGCTCTACATCAACATGACGCGGGCCTCGGAAATGTCGGGCAGCTTCGCGAAGATGCTCGACCGCATCGCGGGCTATATCGCCCAGCAGATCGAGACGCGCAAGATGGTTGTTGGCGCCGCGATCTATCCAGGCGTCATCGGCACGCTCGCCGTCGCCGTGACGGTGTTCCTGCTCACGTTCGTGCTCCCGAAGTTCTACGCGGTGTTCGAGGGCAAGGAAGACGTGCTTCCGTGGGCGACGACGTTTCTTATGAACTTCTCGAAGTTCATCGTGGCGAACTGGCCTTACTTGCTCGCCGGCCTCGCGATTGTGCTCGGAGGCGGTTTCGCGTTCACACGCACGGACATCGGGCGCTTCTGGGTGGACAAGCTGAAGCTGACGATCCCGATCGTGCGCTCGATGTTCCGCTCGCTCTACATCAGCCGCTCGCTCCAGACCATGGGGCAGCTCATCAACGCGGGCGTTCCGATGCTCGACACGCTGGCGATCACGGGCGAGATCAGCGGCAATCAGCTCTACCACGCGATGTGGAAGAAGGTCTATTCCAACGTCAAGCAGGGCAAGAAGATCACCGGCACGCTGACAAAGGATCCGTTGCTGCCGCGGGCGGTGAGCCAGATGATCGCGGCGGGCGAAGAGTCCGGTAAGCTCGGCGAGGTGCTCGACGAGATCAGCGTGTTCTACTCGAAGGCGCTGAAGGACAACATCAAGGCCGTCACAAGCCTTATCGAACCCATCATGATCCTCGTCATGGGCGTCATTGTCGGATTCATCGCCATGGCAATCATCCTGCCCATCTTCAAGATGAGCCAGATCGTCAAATGA
- a CDS encoding prepilin-type N-terminal cleavage/methylation domain-containing protein: MRSARSLATRSNRPRRRRGFTLIETSLALIVIGVGVLAFIDAQRSFIEQNNWSSRAATGALLANEVRELTRHLPKYDPVLGLSGGANNTVIGWGAGSEKIIVRDFNCLTDFDGKIFGRDGNMPGPVSADGTVVPMIDSSGVAQLDGNGAPKALEGWAQSVTVEKVDPLNFATVRSKGYFVSPSGNDPGVAIDQFPLRVTVVVTHQDTYDTQPVEVTRLIWITP; this comes from the coding sequence ATGCGCAGCGCCCGATCTCTCGCAACTCGATCGAATCGCCCGCGCAGACGGCGCGGATTCACCCTGATCGAGACAAGCCTTGCGCTGATCGTGATCGGCGTCGGCGTTCTCGCGTTCATCGATGCGCAGCGTTCGTTCATCGAGCAGAACAACTGGTCTAGCCGCGCCGCGACCGGCGCGCTGCTGGCGAACGAGGTGCGTGAGCTGACGCGGCACCTACCGAAGTACGATCCGGTGCTCGGACTGAGCGGCGGGGCGAACAACACCGTCATCGGATGGGGCGCCGGATCCGAAAAGATCATCGTGCGTGACTTCAACTGCCTCACAGATTTCGACGGGAAGATCTTCGGGCGCGACGGAAACATGCCGGGGCCGGTTTCGGCGGACGGAACGGTGGTTCCGATGATCGACTCGAGCGGCGTCGCGCAGCTTGACGGGAACGGCGCGCCAAAGGCTCTCGAAGGCTGGGCGCAATCGGTGACGGTCGAGAAAGTGGACCCGCTGAACTTCGCGACCGTGCGCTCCAAGGGCTATTTCGTTTCGCCGTCGGGGAACGACCCGGGCGTCGCGATCGATCAGTTTCCGCTCCGGGTCACTGTGGTTGTGACTCACCAGGACACGTACGACACGCAGCCGGTTGAGGTGACCCGGCTGATCTGGATTACGCCGTAG